One part of the Eucalyptus grandis isolate ANBG69807.140 chromosome 10, ASM1654582v1, whole genome shotgun sequence genome encodes these proteins:
- the LOC104423252 gene encoding uncharacterized protein LOC104423252 — MTHLPISSSFIYQLMISLGIPSFCIERDSEMAGTFSRGAQTMNSVFFKPVLRKAYHRKSSADTMRDTVKLEREEVKTKSHAGSSDGGCWVPHEQTGIYCPKGQEKVIDDVPPGAVKDLGINWISHNGEDLI; from the exons ATGACCCATTTACCCATTTCTTCATCCTTTATATATCAACTAATGATTTCTCTGGGAATTCCATCCTTCTGCATTGAAAGAGATTCAGAAATGGCAGGGACATTCTCCAGAGGAGCACAAACCATGAATTCCGTGTTCTTCAA GCCCGTGCTCCGGAAAGCCTACCACAGGAAGAGTTCAGCCGACACGATGCGGGACACGGTGAAGCTGGAACGTGAAGAAGTGAAGACCAAAAGCCACGCCGGGAGCAGCGATGGGGGATGCTGGGTTCCGCATGAGCAGACCGGCATATACTGTCCCAAGGGCCAAGAGAAGGTGATCGACGATGTCCCTCCTGGCGCGGTGAAGGATCTTGGCATCAACTGGATTTCCCACAATGGGGAAGATCTGATTTAG
- the LOC104423253 gene encoding ACT domain-containing protein ACR11, producing the protein MAVAMASASLATPLSGLGKAFEVSRSSVASVAGFSSPGLKTARSCPLHGQRLSSSRTVIRQASTAPTLEDGSQSETDIVPTPKVIIDQDSDPDATVLEITFGDRLGALLDTMNALKNLGLNVLKANVYLDSSGKHNKFAITKADTGRKVEEPELLEAIRLTVINNLMEYHPESSTQLAMGVAFGAVPPTQKVDVDIATRINVVDDGPDRSLLLVETADRPGLLVDLVRIITDINIAVDSGEFDTEGLLAKAKFHVSYKNKAIIKPLQQVLANSLRYFLRRPSTEEGSF; encoded by the exons ATGGCTGTCGCTATGGCCTCTGCTAGCCTCGCCACGCCCCTCTCCGGTCTTGGCAAGGCATTTGAAGTGTCCAGATCGAGTGTCGCTTCGGTTGCTGGGTTTTCCTCTCCTGGGTTGAAGACTGCGCGTTCTTGCCCTCTTCATGGCCAAAG ATTGTCGTCTTCAAGGACAGTCATTAGACAAGCATCAACTGCTCCTACTCTGGAG GATGGAAGTCAGAGTGAAACTGACATTGTTCCAACCCCTAAAGTTATCATAGATCAGGACTCCGACCCAGATGCCACTGTTCTGGAGATCACATTTGGGGATCGCCTAGGAGCTCTCCTTGATACA ATGAATGCATTAAAGAACCTTGGCCTGAATGTTCTCAAGGCAAATGTATATTTGGATTCTTCAGGAAAGCACAACAAGTTCGCCATAACCAAAGC TGATACTGGCAGAAAGGTTGAGGAGCCGGAGTTGCTAGAGGCTATCCGATTAACAGTTATCAATAATCTCATGGAGTATCACCCG GAATCAAGTACTCAATTAGCAATGGGAGTGGCATTTGGAGCTGTACCACCAACACAGAAG GTTGATGTAGACATCGCCACGCGCATAAATGTTGTCGATGATGGTCCTGATCGAAG TTTGCTGTTGGTGGAGACAGCTGATCGTCCTGGTTTACTGGTGGATCTTGTGAGGATCATAACTGACATCAATATTGCTGTGGATTCAGGAGAGTTTGACACTGAG GGTTTGCTGGCTAAGGCAAAATTTCATGTCAGCTACAAGAACAAAGCCATCATCAAGCCTCTCCAGCAG GTCCTCGCAAATAGTCTGCGGTACTTCTTGAGACGTCCATCGACTGAAGAGGGGAGTTTTTGA